ACCGCTCACTGCTGCCGATCCTCCGGGCGCGGCGGCTCGAGGTCGTGCTGCCCGAGCGCGGGCTCGTGCCGACGGTCCTCGGGGTCGCCAGCCACCTCGACCGGGTGGTCCTCAACCTGCTGAGCAACGCGGTGAAGTTCACCGAGGACCTCGGCCGGGTGGTGGTCGAGCTGTGCCTCGCCGACGCGCCCGACCCGACGCGGCCGGCCCACGTCGTGCTCAGCGTGCGTGACTCCGGCATCGGCATCTCCCGGGAGCAGCAGCACCGGCTCTTCGAGCGTTTCTTCCGCTCGGTCGAGGCCCAGCAGGCCGCGATCCAGGGCACCGGGCTCGGCCTGGCGGTGTGCAAGGCGATCGTCGACGCCCACGGCGGCACGATCCACGTCGACTCCGAGGTCGGCGTCGGCACCACCGTCACCGTCTCGCTGCCCACCGCCGTCTGAGCGCGGACCTCACGACCGGCCGAGGGTCGTTGCGAGGAACGCTTAACGCGGCCGCGACGCCACCGGCCACGACCCGAAACACGGTCCGGCTTGTCTGTGCGTCACGAGGTCCCGACGGGGGGCCCGTGGACGACGGGAGACAGCCGTGGCGGCAACCGACGTGGTCTCGGCAGGGACCACCCAGACCGGAGCGGCGACCGGCGCCGGGCGGTGGATCGAGCACTGGGACCCCGAGGACGAGGTGTTCTGGGAGACGACCGGGCGCCGGGTGGCCCGGCGCAACCTGGCCTGGTCGGTCCTCGCCGAGCACCTCGGCTTCTCGGTGTGGGTCCTGTGGAGCGTGAGCGCCGCCCTGCTGGCGAAGGCCGGCTTCGCCTTCACCCCGCAGCAGCTGTTCTGGCTGGTCGCGGTGCCCAACCTGGTCGGCTCGCTGCTGCGCCTGCCCTACACGTTCGCGGTGCCGCGCTTCGGCGGCCGCAACTGGACGGTCGTCAGCGCGCTGCTCCTGCTGGTCCCGACGCTGCTCTTCGCCTACGTCGTCCAGCAGCCCGGGACGCCGTACTGGGTGTTCGTCGCGATCGCCGCGACCGCCGGCGTCGGCGGCGGCAACTTCGCCTCGTCGATGGCCAACATCAACCACTGCTACCCGGTGCGCCGCAAGGGCGCGGCGCTCGGGCTCAACGCGGCGGGGGGCAACGCGGGCGTCGCGGTGATCCAGCTCTTCCTGCCGGTGGTGGTCGGGGGTGCGGGCCTGTTCGGCCTGGTCAAGGGGTCGGAGGCGCTGGACCTGCCGCGGGCCGGGTTCCTGTACGCCGGCCTCGCGCTGGTGGCGGCCGCCGCGGCGTACTTCTTCATGGACAACCTGCGCACGGCCCACTCCACGCCTCGCGAGCAGCTGGCCGTCGTGCGCTACCGGCACACGTGGGTGATGGCGTTCCTCTACATCGGCACCTTCGGCTCGTTCATCGGCTACTCCTCGGCGATGCCGCTGCTGATCAGGCTGAACTTCTGGAACCAGCCGGTCCCGACGGTCCCCGGCATCGGCATCAACTTCGTGTACTACGCGTTCCTCGGGGCGCTCGTCGGCTCCGCCGCACGGCCCTTCGGCGGCTGGCTGGCCGACCGCTTCGGCGGGGCGCGGGTCACGTTGGCCGGCTTCCTGGCGATGGTCGTCGGCACTCTCGCGGTGCTCGCCACGCTGGTGCAGCTCAGCCCCGTGCCCAAGCCGACCGGCGTCCCGGACCCGGCCACCTTCGAGTACTCCGACGCGGTGCGCGCGGCGGTCGACGACAACGCGGCGGTGTTCCCCTTGTTCCTGGCGGCGTTCCTCTTCGTCTTCGCGGCGACCGGCATCGCCAACGGGTCGGCCTACCGGATGATCCCGGCGATCTGGAAGGGCCACTACGCCGCCCGCACCGGCGCGCCCGGCTCGCCGGAGCGCCGGCTCGCCGAGCGGCGGGCGGCCAAGGAGTCCTCGGCGGTGCTCGGCCTGGTCGGCGCCGTCGGCGCGATGGGTGGCTTCCTCGTCCCGATCACCTTCGGCGCCCCCTGGGTGTCCGACCCGGTCGCCGCCACCAAGAGCGCGTTCGTGGTGTTCACGGGCTTCTACGTCGTGTGCCTGGCGGTCACCTGGGCGGTCTACCTGCGCAAGGGCGCCGCGCTGGCGGAGGTCCGCGTGTGAGCGAG
This genomic window from Nocardioides marmoribigeumensis contains:
- a CDS encoding MFS transporter, whose protein sequence is MAATDVVSAGTTQTGAATGAGRWIEHWDPEDEVFWETTGRRVARRNLAWSVLAEHLGFSVWVLWSVSAALLAKAGFAFTPQQLFWLVAVPNLVGSLLRLPYTFAVPRFGGRNWTVVSALLLLVPTLLFAYVVQQPGTPYWVFVAIAATAGVGGGNFASSMANINHCYPVRRKGAALGLNAAGGNAGVAVIQLFLPVVVGGAGLFGLVKGSEALDLPRAGFLYAGLALVAAAAAYFFMDNLRTAHSTPREQLAVVRYRHTWVMAFLYIGTFGSFIGYSSAMPLLIRLNFWNQPVPTVPGIGINFVYYAFLGALVGSAARPFGGWLADRFGGARVTLAGFLAMVVGTLAVLATLVQLSPVPKPTGVPDPATFEYSDAVRAAVDDNAAVFPLFLAAFLFVFAATGIANGSAYRMIPAIWKGHYAARTGAPGSPERRLAERRAAKESSAVLGLVGAVGAMGGFLVPITFGAPWVSDPVAATKSAFVVFTGFYVVCLAVTWAVYLRKGAALAEVRV